A region of the Zhihengliuella halotolerans genome:
GGGCCTCGAGGATCATGTTCGACGCGTCGTTCGAGGCCGATCCGTCCACGCCGAGCCCCACCGGCACCCCGGCCGCCTCCAGGTCCAGCACCCGCGCCGTCCCGGAGGCGAGCCGCATGTTCGACGTCGGGCAGTGGGCCACCGCGGTCCCTGCCGCGCCTAGCCGGGCGATTTCGGCGTCGTCGAAGTGGATGCCGTGGCCGAGCCACGTGCGGTCCCCGAGCCAGCCGACGCTTTCCAGATAATCGACCGTGCGCAGGCCGTACTTCTCGCGGCAGAAGTCCTCCTCGTCGAGCGTCTCGGCGAGATGCGTGTGCAGCCGGACGTCGTGCCGCTCGGCGAGCGCCGCGCTCTCCTTCATGACCTCGCTCGTCACGGAGAACGGCGAGCACGGCGCCAGCGCGATCTGCACGACGGCGCCCGCGCCCGCCTCGTGATGTTCGCGGATGAGCCGCTCGCTGTCAGCGAGGACGACGTCGGCCCGCTGGACGGTCGAGCGCGGCGGCAGGCCGCCGTCGTCCTCGCCGAGGGTCATGGACCCGCGGGTGAGCGTCGCGCGCATCCCCATGCGCCGGACCACGGACGCCTCGATGTCTACGGCGTCCTGCAGTCCGTCCGGGAAGAGGTAATGGTGGTCGGCGGCGGTCGTGCAGCCGGAGAGCAGCAGCTCGGCGAGCGCGACTTCGACGGCGAGCTCGAGCGCGTCCGGAGTCAGCCGCGCCCAGACGGGGTAGAGGTTCTGCAGCCACGGGAACAGGGGCACGTCGGCGGCAGGACCCCAC
Encoded here:
- a CDS encoding 8-oxoguanine deaminase; this encodes MNTTAPRLWIKNPLAVFTANDLDAGGGVVVCGDRIAELVPAGGRPQQPCEEVYDAGRHVLLPGLINTHHHFYQTLTRAWGPAADVPLFPWLQNLYPVWARLTPDALELAVEVALAELLLSGCTTAADHHYLFPDGLQDAVDIEASVVRRMGMRATLTRGSMTLGEDDGGLPPRSTVQRADVVLADSERLIREHHEAGAGAVVQIALAPCSPFSVTSEVMKESAALAERHDVRLHTHLAETLDEEDFCREKYGLRTVDYLESVGWLGDRTWLGHGIHFDDAEIARLGAAGTAVAHCPTSNMRLASGTARVLDLEAAGVPVGLGVDGSASNDASNMILEARQAVYLQRLRYGADVPVTRALGWATRGSAAVLGRTDIGQLAPGMQADLAMFTLDGLRFSGSHDPLAALLLCGADRADRVMIGGVWRVVDGAVPGLDVESLAARHSEAARRLVAG